The Pseudomonadota bacterium genome includes the window CCTGACCCAGGTCGATCTGCCGACCGGCCAGAAGTCCGGCCTGGCCGATGCCTTGGATGTGCTCGATGGTGTCGAGGGCATTGGCGTTGCGCGATTCTCGGCGGCCGATGTCGTGCGCCACGAGCTTGTGACGCGCATCGTTGGCGCTTATGACGCGCAAGGCCGGCGTGGAAAGAAACCATGATCGAGCTGATGGACGCCGACGACCAGGGATCGAGTACCGCCGCCCGGCGCCGCGCCGGGCACCATCTCGACACAGACATCGCGATCGATGATGCCGGTTGGTTGGATGCCGTTCCGGGCGTTGAGGATCTGACGCGCCGTGCCGCGCGGCAGGCACTGGTCGTCGCGGGCGATCGTTATCGCTTCACCGTGTCGATCGTGTTGGGCGACGATCAGACGGTGCGCCGCTTGAACCGATCATGGCGCGGTATCGACAAGGCAACGAACGTGCTGTCGTTCCCGGCGCTCGAGGTTGCGCCCGATAGGGGGCCGGAGCCTGAGCCCGGCCACCCCAAGAACGAACCGATCGCGCTGGGCGATGTCATCGTGGCGCGCCAGACGGTGCTGCATGAGGCCGCAATGCAGGACAAGACAGCGAGCGACCACCTTGCCCATCTGATCATCCATGGCGTGCTCCATCTGCTGGGCTACGACCATCTGGACGACGGTGAAGCGGACCGGATGGAGGCCTTGGAGGCCGAACTCCTGGGCCATCTCGGCATCGCGGACCCCTACCGGTAGGCGCGGCGATGGCGGAACGATCGACACCATCGGGATTGGGTCACCAGGCGTTTTCTGGCTGGCTCAAAAAACTCCTGGGTGGCCGCAACGGCGATGCCAGCTTGCGAGAAAACGTCGAGGAGCTGCTCGACGAGTTCGAGGAGTCCGAACATCATTTGAGCGCGACACAACGCGCCATGCTGATCAATCTCCTGGAGTTCGGCGAACTGCGTGTCGACGACGTCATGGTACCGCGTGCCGATGTCATCGCGGTCGACGTTTCGACACCGTTGGACGATGTCGTCGAGGTCATGAAGCGAGAAGGCCACTCTCGCCTGCCGGTCTATCGCGACAGCCTGGATGACGTCGTGGGCATGGTGCATCTGCGCGATCTCCTGCCCTATTGGTCAACGCCGTCCGAGGAACAGCCCGAGGTCGAGTCCCTGTGCCGCCAGGTGTTGTTTGTGCCGCCTTCGATGCCGGTGGTCGATCTCTTGGCCAAGATGCGCGGCGCGCGGCTTCATCTTTCCCTGGTGGTCGACGAGTACGGCGGGACCGACGGCCTGGCGACCATTGAGGATCTTGTCGAACCGATTGTCGGCGAGATCTGGGACGAGCACGACAGCAGCGAGACGCCGACGCTGATCGAGCGTCCCGGCGGCGTCATCGAGACGAGCGCGCGCACGCCGGTCGAACTGCTTGAGGAACGCACCGGCATCGATCTGTTGCCAGAGGAGCGCGATGAAGATGTCGATACCCTGGGTGGCCTGGTGTTCGCGCTTCTGGGCCGCATACCGGCACGCGGTGAGCTGATCGCCCACGAGAGCGGGCTGGAATTCGAGATCACCGATGTCGACGCGCGGCGTATCAAACGACTGCGCGTGCGCCACGTGCCACCACTCGTCGCGCCAGAGGCCTGATATCGCAGCGGCGGCGGTTTCATTGCCGGGACGATTGCGTTCCCTGACCGGATTTCGCCGCGCCCTCCTAGCCATGGTCCTTGGTGCGCTGGTGACCGCGGCATTGCCGCCGGTGGATCTCCTGCCCTTGGCGGTGGTCGGATTTGTCGGCCTGGTCTGGCTGCTCGACGGCGCCAACCGCCGCCTGACGGCGATTGGCATCGGCTGGTGGTTCGGCGTCGGCCATAGCGCGACCGCCTACTACTGGATCGCCAACTCGCTGTTGGTCGACGTGGCGCGCCATGGCTGGCTCTACCCGCCGTCCCTGGCGGCGATCGCGGCGGGTTTCGCGCTGTTCCCCGCCTTGGTCGCCGGCGTGGCGTGGACCTGGCGTCCGGGATTGCCGCGGGTGGTTGCCTTCGGTGTCGCCTGGGTTGCCGTCGAATGGCTGCGCAGCTGGCTCTTCACCGGCTTTCCCTGGAACCTCATGGGCACGGTCTTCGATATCGACGCGCGCCTGTTGCAGCCGGCGGCCGTGGCCGGCGTCTACGGCCTCAGCGTCATCGCCATGACGGTGTGTTTGTTGCCGGCGCTCGCGGCCTATGGCGCCCCCGAACGTCTGGGCCGGCGCGCGCTCTATACGTGCTCGGCCGCCGTTCTGATCGTGGTGGCGACCGGCGGCTACGGCGCGTGGCGGCTCACCGCGCTCGAGCCTCTCGCCGATCAGGCGCCCGTCGACCTGCGGTTGATTCAACCCAATATTGCCCAGAGCGAGAAATGGCGTCCGGATCTCTACTTGTCGCATATTGCGATGCATATTGCGCATAGCCAGTTGCAATCTGAGACAATTCCAGACATCGTCATTTGGCCGGAGACAGCGATTCCCTACCGTGTCTTTCGGGAAACCGACATGGTCGATGCCCTCGTGGAAGCGGCGGTACCACCAGGCGGCGTGCTGATGGCCGGCGCTGTAACCAGTGAAAATGACGGCTCTGGTGCGCGGTTCTTCAACAGTTTGGTTGTGTTCGACGATCGTCGCGAGTTGGTTGCCGTCTATGACAAACATCATCTGGTGCCGTTCGGTGAGTACGTGCCGCTGCGCGGCGTTCTGCCGATCGACAAGCTGACGCCCGGCACCTCGGACTTTACCGCGGGGCCGTCGCCTCGAACCCTGGCGCTCGACGACCTGCCCGCTTTCAGCCCTTTGATCTGCTATGAAGCGATCTTTCCAAACGGTGTGGTGGCGCCGGAAGCGCGGCCGGCCTGGCTGCTGAACATCACCAATGACGGGTGGTTCGGCAACTCGTCGGGACCCTATCAACACCTGGCGTCGGCCCGATTGCGTACGGTTGAACAGGGACTGCCAATGGCGCGCGCCGCCAACACCGGAGTCTCCGCCGTGATCGATGCCGCCGGCCGTTACGTTGCCCGTCTGGACCTTGAACAAGAGGGTGTGATTGATGCGCGGTTGCCACCGCCGCTGGCCCCAACCATTTACAGTCTGTGGGGCAACTGGACGTTGTTGGTAATTCTTTTTCCTTTCCTCGTCTACTTGGCCTGTTCCTTGCTTGGAGTACCTCCAAAGGCGATCAAGCGGCTGTCCGCACAATCCGATCGTCAAAAAGCCGACCGATGAATGTTGGCGACAATGCAACTCGTTAGGGGAAAGACGACATGAACCAAGTAGAGCGTATCTCAACCGGGGGGGTAGAGAAGAAAACAGTCATGGCAAACAATCCAAATCCGATCGACATTCATGTCGGTGGCCGTGTCCGGCTGCGCCGCACGCTGCTGGGCATGAGCCAGGAAAAGCTGGCCCAGGCGCTTGGTCTGACGTTCCAGCAGATCCAGAAGTATGAGCGCGGCGCCAACCGCATCGGATCGAGCAGGCTTTATCACCTGTCGCAGATCCTTGATGTGCCGGTCTCGTTTTTCTTTGACGACATGCCGAACGACGTTGCCGCCGCCGGCGGCGGACGTGGCATGTCCGATGCCGAACAGGACCCCTATGGTCCCGACACCATGTCGAAGCGTGAAACCCTTGAGCTGGTGCGCGCTTACTACCGCATCCCTGATGACCGCCTGCGCCGCAAGGTGTTCGAGCTCGTCAAGGCCGCGGGTCCCAAAGACGCCGACCAGTAAACTCGTCCAATG containing:
- the ybeY gene encoding rRNA maturation RNase YbeY, with amino-acid sequence MIELMDADDQGSSTAARRRAGHHLDTDIAIDDAGWLDAVPGVEDLTRRAARQALVVAGDRYRFTVSIVLGDDQTVRRLNRSWRGIDKATNVLSFPALEVAPDRGPEPEPGHPKNEPIALGDVIVARQTVLHEAAMQDKTASDHLAHLIIHGVLHLLGYDHLDDGEADRMEALEAELLGHLGIADPYR
- a CDS encoding hemolysin family protein, whose amino-acid sequence is MAERSTPSGLGHQAFSGWLKKLLGGRNGDASLRENVEELLDEFEESEHHLSATQRAMLINLLEFGELRVDDVMVPRADVIAVDVSTPLDDVVEVMKREGHSRLPVYRDSLDDVVGMVHLRDLLPYWSTPSEEQPEVESLCRQVLFVPPSMPVVDLLAKMRGARLHLSLVVDEYGGTDGLATIEDLVEPIVGEIWDEHDSSETPTLIERPGGVIETSARTPVELLEERTGIDLLPEERDEDVDTLGGLVFALLGRIPARGELIAHESGLEFEITDVDARRIKRLRVRHVPPLVAPEA
- the lnt gene encoding apolipoprotein N-acyltransferase; translated protein: MPGRLRSLTGFRRALLAMVLGALVTAALPPVDLLPLAVVGFVGLVWLLDGANRRLTAIGIGWWFGVGHSATAYYWIANSLLVDVARHGWLYPPSLAAIAAGFALFPALVAGVAWTWRPGLPRVVAFGVAWVAVEWLRSWLFTGFPWNLMGTVFDIDARLLQPAAVAGVYGLSVIAMTVCLLPALAAYGAPERLGRRALYTCSAAVLIVVATGGYGAWRLTALEPLADQAPVDLRLIQPNIAQSEKWRPDLYLSHIAMHIAHSQLQSETIPDIVIWPETAIPYRVFRETDMVDALVEAAVPPGGVLMAGAVTSENDGSGARFFNSLVVFDDRRELVAVYDKHHLVPFGEYVPLRGVLPIDKLTPGTSDFTAGPSPRTLALDDLPAFSPLICYEAIFPNGVVAPEARPAWLLNITNDGWFGNSSGPYQHLASARLRTVEQGLPMARAANTGVSAVIDAAGRYVARLDLEQEGVIDARLPPPLAPTIYSLWGNWTLLVILFPFLVYLACSLLGVPPKAIKRLSAQSDRQKADR
- a CDS encoding helix-turn-helix transcriptional regulator → MANNPNPIDIHVGGRVRLRRTLLGMSQEKLAQALGLTFQQIQKYERGANRIGSSRLYHLSQILDVPVSFFFDDMPNDVAAAGGGRGMSDAEQDPYGPDTMSKRETLELVRAYYRIPDDRLRRKVFELVKAAGPKDADQ